A window from Acropora palmata chromosome 14, jaAcrPala1.3, whole genome shotgun sequence encodes these proteins:
- the LOC141865425 gene encoding cyclic GMP-AMP phosphodiesterase SMPDL3A-like, translating to MEYTKNQEHLDTDETKYKISRKKKLQERCLIGVLTIICCTLIVILIVTFKSGHHPISQNCLIKDNERVFKNNTIKFIHWSDIHYDPFYNETVPSKFFCRQQLALESDNYLAPYGRIGCDSPLNLLENTLNAMKNITEDEEIKFMLLTGDLSGHRMWTNFSGADKVLDNIAIVSSKVHSTFPKIPVFPVIGNNDLPGHYVLPNSTSDWYKKLLTFWSPLILCSGCPGYTRNLIRERVLQETFLEGGYYNTSIADGKIVVLALNSLYWSVAVERSVETDRKALKQLVWLEEQLMLARDQGQKAILISHIPAGVDTYSEKAYWFSNYTDVYVTIVARNYSNLIIGQFFAHTHKDDYRLHSFSSNISFSQHDPLMSFLLLAPAISPVYHNNPAFRMLSLDVEKLSLIDFTQYFMDLVMATEFSNPVWQLDYTFSEKYKSSNPFIDAERINELNQQLLNQTSNKFWKSYVFSRETNYQPMKYSRFTLYCAMRFVHFQSFQQCRKKYIVPGG from the exons ATGGAATACACCAAGAACCAAGAACACTTAGACACTGATGAAACCAAATATAAGATatctagaaagaaaaaattacaagaaagatGCTTGATTGGAGTTCTGACAATCATTTGTTGTACTTTAATTGTAATTCTAATTGTAACTTTCAAAAGTGGACACCACCCTATCTCACAAAATTGCTTGATCAAAGACAATGAGAGAGTCTTCAAGAACAATACTATCAAGTTTATTCACTGGTCGGATATTCATTATGATCCATTTTATAATGAGACTGTTCCAAGCAAGTTCTTTTGTAGACAACAGTTAGCTCTGGAATCTGACAACTATCTTGCTCCATATGGGAGGATAGGTTGTGACTCACCTCTAAATCTCCTTGAAAATACATTGAATGCAATGAAGAATATCACAGAAGATGAAGAAATCAAGTTTATGTTGTTGACAG GGGACCTTTCAGGCCATCGCATGTGGACAAACTTTTCTGGGGCAGATAAAGTCTTGGACAACATTGCTATTGTCAGTAGCAAGGTACACTCCACATTTCCAAAGATTCCTGTATTTCCAGTGATCGGGAACAATGACCTTCCAGGACATTATGTTTTGCCAAACTCAACCAGTGACTGGTACAAGAAGCTTTTAACTTTCTGGAGCCCACTAATTTTGTGTTCTGGATGCCCTGGTTATACAAGAAACCTCATCAGGGAAAGAGTTTTACAGGAGACTTTCCTGGAAGGTGGATACTATAATACAAGCATTGCAG ATGGTAAAATTGTTGTGTTGGCCTTAAACAGTCTCTACTGGTCTGTAGCTGTTGAACGAAGTGTAGAAACAGATAGAAAAGCGTTGAAGCAATTAGTTTGGCTGGAAGAGCAATTGATGCTTGCTAGAGACCAGGGACAGAAGGCAATTCTAATCAGTCACATCCCAGCAGG AGTGGACACTTATTCTGAAAAGGCATATTGGTTCAGTAACTACACAGATGTCTATGTGACAATTGTTGCCAGAAACTATAGTAACCTTATAATTG GTCAGTTTTTTGCTCACACGCACAAAGATGATTATCGTCTCCATTCATTTTCATCAAACATCAGCTTTAGCCAGCATGATCCACTTATGTCGTTTCTGCTCTTAGCTCCTGCCATTTCACCTGTTTACCACAACAATCCGGCATTCAGGATGTTGTCTCTTGATGTAGAAAAATTGTCTTTGATAGATTTCACCCAATACTTCATGGATCTTGTCATGGCCACAG AATTCTCCAACCCTGTATGGCAACTAGATTACACATTCAGTGAGAAGTATAAATCAAGCAACCCTTTCATTGATGCAGAAAGAATAAATGAACTGAACCAGCAGTTACTGAACCAAACAAGTaacaaattttggaaaagttATGTCTTTTCAAGAGAGACAAACTATCAGCCAATGAAATATAGCAGGTTTACTCTGTATTGTGCTATGAGATTTgtacattttcaaagtttccaACAATGTAGAAAGAAATACATTGTACCTGGTGGGTAA
- the LOC141865426 gene encoding Na(+)/H(+) antiporter NhaA-like: protein MNKILSSIPGRGKSVVRIVRLQGAIKAEGPRSLNLRRMERFIDKAFDIRRVKPKAVCLEINSVGGTVVQSNLIYERIRYLSEDTGVPVLSFAEEYAASGGYWLAMAGDEIYVDPNSMVGSIGVLFGNFGFEETMKKLGLEWRLITAGKNKFRMDPFTPLKQEDVDFTTKRLHEIHSNFIELVKKRRKKIDVNHKTVFTGEVFSGTEAVSIGLADGFYTDLRGFCKERYGKDVKFERCEPSKGFLEKFQGLGTKATIDVSLNDLLVQLAEQQQKAKLGL from the exons atgaacaaaattcTCAGTTCCATCCCAGGGCGAGGAAAAAGCGTAGTTCGGATCGTTCGATTGCAAGGCGCGATAAAAGCTGAAGGCCCCAGGAGTTTGAACTTACGCAGAATGGAAAGATTTATTGACAAGGCATTCGACATACGACGAGTCAAACCGAAAGCTGTATGCCTTGAAATCAACAGCGTGGGTGGCACAGTAGTGCAGTCAAATTTGATTTATGAACGGATCAGATATTTATCAGAAGATACAGGTGTTCCTGTGCTATCATTTGCCGAAGAATATGCTGCTTCTGGAGGATACTGGCTTGCCATGGCTGGTGATGAGATTTATGTCGATCCAAACTCCATGGTAGGATCCATTGGCGTCCTATTTGGAAATTTTGGCTTTGAAGAAACCATGAAAAAGCTGG GGCTTGAATGGCGACTCATCACTGCCGGCAAAAACAAATTCCGCATGGACCCCTTCACCCCACTCAAGCAAGAGGATGTGGATTTTACAACAAAAAGGCTCCATGAAATCCACAGCAACTTTATTGAATTAGTtaagaagagaagaaaaaagattgatgTAAATCACAAAACTGTTTTTACTGGTGAGGTCTTTTCTGGCACAGAGGCTGTGTCTATAGGGCTAGCAGATGGCTTTTACACTGATTTgcgaggattttgcaaggagAGATATGGCAAAGATGTCAAATTTGAGCGTTGTGAGCCCTCTAAGGGATTTCTTGAGAAATTTCAAGGTTTGGGAACTAAGGCAACTATTGATGTGTCTTTAAATGACCTGTTAGTTCAGTTAGCAGAGCAACAACAAAAGGCAAAGTTGGGCTTGTAA
- the LOC141865427 gene encoding protein FAM32A-like — translation MYATQIVSLSVASKMSDAYEGVSRGSLKLKGVTDGGIKKKKKKNKDKKKIEEAAEILSKVKNQKREEEDPEDVRTPAQIAYDKIQEKRSAERILKKAEKTHKQRVEKFNEYLDELTEHYDIPKVSWTK, via the exons ATGTATGCGACACAAATCGTAAGTCTGTCTGTAGCGTCAAAGATGTCGGACGCTTACGAAGGTGTGAGTAGAGGTTCCTTGAAGTTAAAAGGAGTGACAGATGGAGGCATAAAGAA gaaaaagaagaaaaacaaagacaaaaaaaagatcGAAGAAGCTGCTGAAATCCTTTCTAAAGTGAAAAACCAGAAAAGGGAAGAGGAAGATCCAGAAGATGTTAGAACTCCTGCTCAAATTGCTTAtgataaaattcaagaaaaaaga TCAGCTGAGAGGATTCTAAAGAAGGCTGAAAAGacacacaaacaaagagtTGAG AAATTCAATGAATATCTTGATGAACTGACAGAACATTATGACATACCCAAAGTTAGCTGGACCAAGTGA